A single window of Haliotis asinina isolate JCU_RB_2024 chromosome 5, JCU_Hal_asi_v2, whole genome shotgun sequence DNA harbors:
- the LOC137284174 gene encoding sphingomyelin synthase-related protein 1-like encodes MTDVVNWSCEDVEQWLEANNFTRYKQLLCEEHKIDGLALLSLTEEDLRRPPLNIPVLGDVKRLVIKINILHQENQAELRSFAHLNGSVGDNRSNIYTPPRLNISNNSDWEYAQSAMGSPNPRGRCSQSLDPEIWKTVLSFVYVFAVTLLTSFVMVVVHDRVPDMQKFPPLPDFFLDNMPYVSWAFEACELVGLTLSLMWCSILFFHKHRFILMRRMFSLAGTIFLLRCITMFITSLSVPGKHLQCSGKTYGSFWTKLARAFEIWKGCGMTLQGVRTCGDYMFSGHTAIITLLNFFITEYTPQQKAYLLHMLSWVLNVFGIFFILAAHEHYSIDVFISFYLSSRLFMYYHTLANNRSLMQQDADRTRVWFPMFSFFESKCDGVVPNQYEWPLPSPFTVFQYFQNKLKVS; translated from the exons ATGACGGACGTAGTCAATTGGTCCTGTGAGGACGTCGAACAATGGCTGGAAGCAAACAACTTCACACGTTACAAACAACTGTTGTGCGAAGAGCACAAGATCGATGGTTTGGCATTGTTGTCTCTCACAGAGGAGGACTTGAGACGGCCTCCTCTCAACATCCCAGTACTGGGTGACGTCAAACGACTTGTTATCAAGATCAACATTCTTCATCAGGAAAACCAGGCAGAGCTCCGCAGTTTTGCACATCTCAATGGCTCAGTTGGTGACAACCGAAGCAACATCTACACACCTCCTCGtctcaacatcagcaacaacagtGACTGGGAATATGCCCAGAGTGCCATGGGAAGCCCAAATCCTCGAGGGAGATGCTCCCAGAGTCTGGACCCTGAGATCTGGAAGACTGTTCTGagttttgtgtatgtgtttgcagTGACCCTGTTGACATCatttgtgatggtggtagtccATGACAGAGTCCCTGACATGCAGAAGTTTCCACCTTTACCAGACTTTTTCCTGGACAATATGCCATACGTGTCGTGGGCATTTGAAGCCTGCGAGTTGGTGGGATTAACTCTGTCTTTAATGTGGTGTTCAATCCTGTTCTTCCACAAACACAG ATTCATCTTGATGAGGAGGATGTTTTCATTGGCGGGTACAATCTTCCTACTGCGATGTATAACAATGTTCATCACCTCGCTGTCAGTACCTGGCAAACACCTTCAGTGTAGTGGCAAG ACTTATGGCAGCTTCTGGACGAAGTTGGCGAGAGCTTTTGAGATCTGGAAGGGATGTGGTATGACCTTGCAGGGAGTTCGTACCTGCGGAGACTATATGTTCAGTGGACACACGGCCATCATCACACTTCTTAACTTCTTCATCACTGAAT ACACACCCCAACAGAAAGCCTACCTTCTTCACATGTTGTCATGGGTGTTGAACGTCTTTGGGATATTCTTCATCCTGGCTGCCCATGAGCACTACTCCATCGACGTGTTTATCTCTTTCTACCTCAGCTCCAGGCTGTTCATGTACTACCACACCCTCGCCAACAACCGCTCTCTCATGCAGCAGGATGCAGACCGCACCCGAGTCTGGTTTCCCATGTTTTCATTCTTCGAGTCCAAGTGTGACGGTGTGGTGCCCAACCAATACGAGTGGCCATTACCCAGCCCTTTCACGGTCTTTCAGTATTTTCAGAACAAACTGAAAGTgtcttga